One Camelina sativa cultivar DH55 chromosome 3, Cs, whole genome shotgun sequence genomic window carries:
- the LOC104765746 gene encoding protein YLS9-like, with the protein MQDPSARPATGYPYPYPYPNPQQPPPAASTNGYPNPGAAYPYQNHNPYYAPQQPNPRAVLIRRLFIVFMAFLLILGLILFIFFLVVRPQLPDVYLNSLSVSNFNVSNNQVSGKWDVQVQIRNPNSKMSLYYDSILAALYYHRASLSETRLQPFEQGKKDQTVVNATLSVSGTYVEGRLADDIGKERGAKGSVEFDLRMISSVTFRYGAFRRRRFVTVYCDDVAVGVPVSSGSGKMVGPAQRCKTY; encoded by the coding sequence ATGCAAGACCCTTCCGCAAGACCCGCTACAGGTTACCCATACCCGTATCCATACCCAAATCCACAACAACCACCACCCGCCGCTTCCACCAACGGCTACCCTAACCCCGGAGCCGCTTACCCTTACCAAAACCATAACCCATACTACGCTCCCCAACAACCCAATCCACGCGCCGTACTCATCCGTCGtctcttcatcgtcttcatgGCGTTTCTCCTGATCTTAGGTctcatcctcttcatcttcttcctcgtcgttCGTCCCCAGTTACCAGACGTTTACCTTAACTCCCTCTCCGTCTCCAATTTCAACGTCTCGAACAACCAAGTCTCTGGTAAATGGGATGTTCAGGTCCAGATTCGAAACCCTAATTCGAAGATGTCACTATACTACGATAGTATCCTCGCCGCTCTGTATTATCACCGTGCATCTCTCTCTGAAACGAGGCTGCAGCCGTTTGAACAAGGGAAGAAGGATCAGACGGTGGTTAACGCTACGCTCTCTGTTTCGGGGACTTATGTGGAAGGACGCTTGGCTGATGATATTGGGAAAGAGAGAGGTGCCAAGGGGAGCGTTGAGTTTGATCTGAGGATGATCTCTTCTGTTACTTTCCGGTACGGTGCTTTCCGGAGGAGGAGATTCGTGACTGTGTATTGCGATGATGTTGCCGTTGGTGTTCCTGTGAGTAGTGGTTCAGGGAAGATGGTTGGTCCGGCTCAGAGATGCAAAACTTATTGA